Proteins from a genomic interval of Kitasatospora herbaricolor:
- the mtrB gene encoding MtrAB system histidine kinase MtrB, whose product MYEADNSPPGTDADGEAAVRGDVLSSTTEGRRPRRGPAALLAMVARQLRRPLMRVTALYRRSIQLRVVAATLLLSVTVVLVLGVVVVAQVRAGLLDTKKLSARSQAGGGFQSEQKKINEAVALKSKAGSTGDPTNDEIGTWLLKQVSDLAISGQGLYSVIAMVPSTGAHVSAKSSDLLGPRYSGDILPSSIPAALREQVAAEPGASFEKPTVIDRSADGGSDPRRDPGLAIGKQFTGPGDIEYQLYYVFSFEQESKTLDLVTGTLATAGLFVVILLVGIAWLVVRQVVTPVRMAAGISERLAAGHLEERMKVTGTDDIARLGDSFNRMANGLQAQIRQLEELSRVQRRFVSDVSHELRTPLTTVRMAADLIYDSREDLDPMAARSAELLQGQLDRFESLLADLLEISRFDAGAAILDAEPVDLRDIVARVVEAADPLAQAKGSAVVIRGDGEPVVAEVDSRRIERILRNLVVNALEHGEGRDVVIRLGSAEGAVAVGVRDYGIGLKPGEASRVFHRFWRADPSRVRTTGGTGLGLSIAVEDAHLHGGWLQAWGEPGGGSHFRLTMPRTRGGEINRAPFRLEPEDSRNNRGLGSTGTPYRRASRPAGATALTAAGEPTIVPETPDGGSTGFGSGLGGVLSIGPGLGGRRAPEAPRSDPSDVSTAGAGYGATGAQIVVDRTVAMPSVAQRTSGPDADDGDDGTQGGNSRAGTDTEGARRARDQQHGG is encoded by the coding sequence ATGTACGAGGCTGACAACTCCCCGCCGGGCACGGACGCCGACGGGGAGGCCGCCGTGCGCGGGGACGTGCTGAGCTCCACCACCGAGGGCCGCCGCCCCCGGCGGGGTCCGGCCGCCCTGCTCGCGATGGTGGCGCGTCAGCTGCGCCGCCCGCTGATGCGGGTGACGGCGCTCTACCGGCGCTCCATCCAGCTGCGGGTGGTCGCGGCGACGCTGCTGCTCTCCGTCACCGTGGTGCTGGTGCTCGGTGTCGTCGTCGTGGCCCAGGTCCGGGCCGGTTTGCTGGACACCAAGAAGCTCTCGGCCCGCAGCCAGGCCGGCGGCGGGTTCCAGAGCGAGCAGAAGAAGATCAACGAGGCCGTCGCGCTCAAGTCCAAGGCCGGCAGCACGGGCGATCCGACCAACGACGAGATCGGCACCTGGCTGCTCAAGCAGGTCTCCGACCTCGCCATCAGCGGCCAGGGCCTGTACTCCGTGATCGCGATGGTGCCCTCGACCGGCGCCCACGTCTCGGCCAAGAGCTCCGACCTGCTCGGCCCCCGCTACTCCGGGGACATCCTGCCGAGCAGCATCCCGGCGGCCCTGCGCGAGCAGGTCGCCGCCGAGCCCGGCGCCTCCTTCGAGAAGCCCACCGTGATCGACCGCTCGGCCGACGGCGGCTCCGACCCGCGCCGGGACCCGGGCCTGGCGATCGGCAAGCAGTTCACCGGCCCGGGCGACATCGAGTACCAGCTCTACTACGTCTTCTCCTTCGAGCAGGAGAGCAAGACCCTCGACCTGGTCACCGGCACCCTGGCCACCGCCGGGCTGTTCGTGGTCATACTGCTGGTCGGCATCGCCTGGCTGGTGGTGCGCCAGGTGGTCACGCCGGTCCGGATGGCCGCCGGCATCTCCGAGCGGCTGGCCGCCGGGCACCTGGAAGAACGGATGAAGGTCACCGGCACCGACGACATCGCCCGCCTCGGCGACTCGTTCAACCGGATGGCGAACGGCCTGCAGGCGCAGATCCGCCAGCTGGAGGAGCTGTCCCGGGTGCAGCGGCGCTTCGTCTCGGACGTGTCGCACGAGCTGCGCACGCCGCTCACCACCGTCCGGATGGCCGCCGACCTGATCTACGACAGCCGGGAGGACCTGGACCCGATGGCGGCCCGCTCCGCGGAGCTGCTGCAGGGCCAGCTGGACCGCTTCGAGTCGCTGCTCGCGGACCTGCTGGAGATCAGCCGCTTCGACGCCGGCGCCGCGATCCTGGACGCCGAGCCCGTCGACCTGCGCGACATCGTCGCCCGGGTGGTCGAGGCCGCCGACCCGCTGGCCCAGGCCAAGGGCAGCGCCGTGGTGATCCGCGGCGACGGCGAGCCGGTCGTCGCCGAGGTGGACTCCCGGCGGATCGAGCGCATCCTGCGCAACCTGGTGGTCAACGCGCTGGAGCACGGCGAGGGCCGGGACGTGGTGATCAGGCTCGGCTCCGCCGAGGGCGCGGTCGCGGTCGGCGTCCGGGACTACGGCATCGGCCTCAAGCCCGGCGAGGCGTCCCGGGTCTTCCACCGCTTCTGGCGGGCCGACCCCTCCCGGGTGCGGACCACCGGCGGCACGGGCCTCGGCCTGTCCATCGCGGTGGAGGACGCGCACCTGCACGGCGGCTGGCTGCAGGCCTGGGGCGAGCCCGGCGGCGGCTCGCACTTCCGGCTGACCATGCCGCGCACCCGCGGCGGCGAGATCAACCGTGCGCCGTTCCGGCTGGAGCCGGAGGACTCGCGCAACAACCGGGGCCTGGGCTCCACCGGTACGCCGTACCGCCGGGCCTCGCGCCCGGCCGGTGCGACCGCGCTGACCGCGGCCGGCGAGCCGACGATCGTGCCGGAGACGCCGGACGGCGGCTCGACCGGGTTCGGCAGCGGTCTCGGCGGGGTGCTGAGCATCGGCCCCGGTCTCGGCGGCCGCCGGGCACCCGAGGCGCCGCGCTCGGACCCCTCGGACGTCAGCACCGCCGGGGCGGGATACGGTGCCACCGGCGCCCAGATCGTCGTCGACCGGACGGTCGCGATGCCCTCGGTGGCGCAGCGCACCTCCGGTCCGGACGCCGACGACGGCGACGACGGCACGCAGGGCGGCAACAGCAGGGCCGGGACGGACACGGAGGGGGCGCGGCGTGCCAGGGACCAGCAGCACGGGGGCTGA
- a CDS encoding DUF58 domain-containing protein, with translation MAVTGRTALLAALGALVVGLVLPSWAGIGAVTGALFVAVLADLLLAAPVRTLGIGRAGDTAVRLGEPAAVELTVTNRSGRPLRATVRDAWPPSAWRPGTALAASRHSLVVPAGERRRATTLLTPTRRGDHHAHKVTIRSLGPLGLAGRQGSHLAPWTVRALPPFNSRKHLPSRLARLRELDGRTSVLTRGQGTEFDSLREYLPGDDVRSIDWRASARRNTVAVRTWRPERDRHILIALDTGRTSAGRVGDAPRLDASLDAALLLTALATKAGDRVDLLAQDVRRRASVAGRSPSEILPAFTHAMAVLEPALFETDMRSLVSTALRMAPHRSLIVILTGLDAAPVEDGLLPLLPLLTKRHEVVLASVADPYLDELAAGRGTVDAVYAAAAAEQTRADRRHTAERLTRLGATVLDAPPTALAPALADAYLALKAAGRL, from the coding sequence ATGGCCGTCACCGGGCGCACCGCCCTGCTCGCCGCCCTCGGCGCGCTCGTCGTCGGCCTGGTGCTGCCGTCCTGGGCGGGGATCGGGGCGGTCACCGGTGCCCTGTTCGTGGCGGTGCTGGCCGATCTGCTGCTGGCCGCGCCGGTCCGCACGTTGGGGATCGGCCGCGCCGGCGACACGGCCGTCCGGCTGGGTGAGCCCGCCGCCGTCGAACTCACCGTCACCAACCGGTCGGGCCGCCCGCTCCGGGCCACCGTCCGGGACGCCTGGCCGCCGTCGGCCTGGCGCCCCGGCACCGCGCTCGCGGCCTCCCGGCACTCCCTGGTGGTGCCCGCCGGCGAACGGCGCCGGGCGACGACCCTGCTGACCCCCACCCGGCGCGGCGACCATCACGCGCACAAGGTGACGATCCGCTCGCTCGGTCCGCTCGGGCTGGCGGGGCGGCAGGGCTCCCACCTGGCGCCGTGGACGGTCCGCGCGCTGCCGCCGTTCAACAGCCGCAAGCACCTGCCGTCCCGGCTCGCCCGACTGCGCGAACTCGACGGCCGCACCTCGGTGCTGACCCGTGGTCAGGGCACCGAGTTCGACTCGCTGCGCGAGTACCTGCCCGGCGACGACGTCCGTTCGATCGACTGGCGGGCCAGCGCCCGCCGCAACACCGTGGCCGTCCGCACCTGGCGGCCCGAGCGCGACCGGCACATCCTGATCGCCCTCGACACCGGCCGCACCTCGGCCGGCCGGGTCGGCGACGCACCACGGCTGGACGCCTCGCTGGACGCCGCCCTGCTCCTCACCGCGCTGGCCACCAAGGCCGGCGACCGGGTGGACCTGCTCGCCCAGGACGTCCGCCGACGGGCCTCGGTGGCCGGCCGCTCGCCGTCCGAGATCCTGCCGGCCTTCACCCACGCGATGGCCGTGCTGGAGCCCGCGCTGTTCGAGACCGACATGCGCTCGCTGGTCTCCACGGCCCTGCGGATGGCCCCGCACCGGTCGCTGATCGTCATCCTCACCGGCCTGGACGCGGCCCCGGTCGAGGACGGCCTGCTCCCCCTGCTGCCGCTGCTCACCAAGCGCCACGAGGTCGTGCTGGCCTCGGTCGCCGACCCGTACCTGGACGAGCTGGCCGCCGGCCGGGGTACCGTGGACGCCGTCTACGCGGCAGCTGCCGCCGAGCAGACCCGCGCCGACCGGCGCCACACCGCGGAACGGCTGACCCGGCTCGGCGCAACGGTGTTGGACGCTCCGCCCACCGCACTGGCCCCGGCCCTCGCCGACGCCTACCTGGCCCTGAAGGCGGCCGGCCGGCTGTAG
- a CDS encoding DUF7544 domain-containing protein: MTDTPGWAPPSSSEQPGEEGRPPAGAPTVPGQSSPHGSTPPPWGGGYGGPPPGGPKPWGGAPGGQPWGGQPWGGQPGGWPQSPKPGVIPLRPLGVGEILDGAFSTVRRHWRTTLGISLGLAVLQQTIVVLIQWQSYQNPDSVLPVVSALVSVPLTLLIGVVATALLTMVVSRAILGRAVTVGEAWRDARPRVLQLLGLTLLNALIMLGIVLVAAAPLIGYLIASRPDPNPGLVVLLAVVVVAGVLAAGWITVQLSLAAPALMLEKQGIRAAFSRSRRLVRGSWWRVFGISALGSVLVSIIAGIIEMPFSIVGVVMAGDELFGDSLTTGLDPALPPAALVVIAVGGVIGGTITIPAGAAINVLIYVDQRIRREALDIELTRAAGLAEPGPVEPAGPAGPTDGGDPAAARL, encoded by the coding sequence ATGACCGACACCCCGGGCTGGGCACCGCCCAGCTCGTCCGAGCAGCCCGGCGAGGAAGGCCGGCCGCCGGCCGGCGCACCCACCGTGCCCGGGCAGTCGTCACCGCACGGGAGCACCCCGCCGCCCTGGGGCGGCGGCTACGGCGGCCCCCCGCCCGGCGGCCCGAAGCCGTGGGGCGGCGCGCCCGGCGGCCAGCCGTGGGGCGGACAACCCTGGGGCGGACAACCCGGAGGCTGGCCGCAGAGCCCCAAGCCCGGCGTCATCCCGCTGCGCCCGCTGGGCGTCGGCGAGATCCTGGACGGCGCGTTCTCCACCGTCCGCCGGCACTGGCGCACCACGCTCGGCATCTCGCTCGGGCTCGCCGTGCTGCAGCAGACCATCGTCGTGCTCATCCAGTGGCAGTCCTACCAGAACCCGGACAGCGTGCTGCCGGTGGTCTCCGCCCTCGTCTCGGTGCCGCTGACCCTGCTCATCGGGGTGGTCGCCACCGCGCTGCTCACCATGGTGGTCAGCAGGGCCATCCTCGGCCGGGCGGTCACCGTCGGCGAGGCCTGGCGCGACGCCCGGCCCCGGGTCCTCCAGTTGCTCGGGCTGACCCTGCTCAACGCCCTGATCATGCTCGGGATCGTCCTGGTCGCCGCCGCCCCGCTGATCGGCTACCTGATCGCCAGCCGGCCCGACCCGAACCCCGGCCTCGTCGTGCTGCTCGCCGTGGTCGTCGTCGCCGGCGTCCTGGCCGCCGGCTGGATCACCGTCCAGCTGAGCCTCGCCGCCCCCGCCCTGATGCTGGAGAAGCAGGGCATCCGGGCCGCCTTCTCCCGCTCCCGGCGGCTGGTCCGGGGCTCCTGGTGGCGGGTCTTCGGCATCAGCGCGCTCGGCTCCGTCCTGGTCAGCATCATCGCCGGGATCATCGAGATGCCGTTCAGCATCGTCGGTGTGGTGATGGCCGGGGACGAACTCTTCGGGGACTCCCTGACCACCGGCCTGGACCCCGCGCTGCCACCCGCCGCCCTGGTCGTGATCGCCGTCGGCGGCGTGATCGGCGGCACCATCACCATCCCGGCCGGCGCCGCCATCAACGTGCTGATCTACGTGGACCAGCGCATCCGCCGCGAGGCCCTCGACATCGAGCTGACCCGGGCGGCCGGCCTGGCCGAACCCGGCCCCGTCGAGCCCGCCGGACCGGCCGGACCGACCGACGGCGGCGATCCGGCAGCGGCGAGGCTCTGA
- a CDS encoding stage II sporulation protein M, which translates to MDLDVFVTTHQGEWARLDALSRSRRLTGEQADELVTLYQRATGHLAKVQAAAPDPTLEGRLTTLVARGRDAVTGSRSSGWRDVGRYFVVSFPATLYRSRRWWVPVALVSLLGAALVAWWVANHPEVRDSLAAPAQLHEMTKPGGAYEAYYSDRPASSFAAQVWTNNAWIAAQCLMYGIFFGVPVLWVLAGNVVNLGLGIGLMASAGRLDLFLGLLLPHGLLELTAVFVAAGLGLRLGWTIIDPGPRDRRTALAEEGRSIIGAVIGLTVVLFVSGLLEAFVTPSGLPTWARITIGAVAEVLFLAYALVLGRRAAADGEYGDVDAADRADLQPVAA; encoded by the coding sequence ATGGACCTGGACGTCTTCGTCACCACCCACCAGGGGGAGTGGGCCCGACTGGACGCCCTCAGCCGGTCCCGCCGGCTCACCGGGGAGCAGGCCGACGAACTGGTCACCCTCTACCAGCGGGCCACCGGGCACCTGGCCAAGGTCCAGGCCGCTGCGCCCGACCCCACCCTCGAAGGGCGGCTCACCACCCTGGTCGCGCGCGGCCGCGACGCCGTGACCGGCAGCCGGAGCAGCGGCTGGCGCGACGTCGGCCGCTACTTCGTGGTCAGCTTCCCCGCCACGCTCTACCGCTCGCGCCGCTGGTGGGTGCCGGTCGCCCTGGTGTCCCTGCTCGGTGCGGCCCTGGTCGCCTGGTGGGTGGCCAACCACCCCGAGGTCCGCGACAGCCTCGCCGCGCCCGCCCAGCTCCACGAGATGACGAAGCCCGGCGGCGCCTACGAGGCGTACTACTCGGACCGCCCCGCGAGCTCCTTCGCCGCGCAGGTCTGGACGAACAACGCCTGGATCGCCGCGCAGTGCCTGATGTACGGCATCTTCTTCGGCGTCCCGGTGCTCTGGGTGCTGGCCGGCAACGTCGTCAACCTGGGCCTCGGCATCGGCCTGATGGCCTCGGCCGGCCGGCTGGACCTCTTCCTCGGCCTGCTGCTGCCGCACGGCCTGCTGGAACTCACGGCCGTCTTCGTGGCCGCCGGCCTGGGCCTGCGGCTCGGCTGGACGATCATCGACCCCGGCCCCCGGGACCGCCGGACCGCCCTCGCCGAGGAGGGTCGGTCCATCATCGGCGCCGTCATCGGCCTGACGGTGGTGCTCTTCGTGAGCGGTCTCCTGGAAGCCTTCGTCACTCCTTCCGGGCTGCCGACCTGGGCACGCATCACCATCGGAGCCGTCGCCGAGGTGCTCTTCCTCGCCTATGCGCTGGTACTGGGCCGCAGGGCCGCGGCCGACGGCGAGTACGGCGACGTGGACGCGGCCGACCGGGCGGACCTGCAGCCCGTGGCCGCCTGA
- a CDS encoding DUF4350 domain-containing protein, with product MTSTGTPAPATGPDVPPARQAPQVPQAAQAPQAPQPAPAAPAPPTLQAPARDAAAAPAAGLPTGLPDDTGDSTAAGAPGEGPGTSLTPSPRTLWLRSRWFLLAGAVLMVTGLLLAGLKGEDSYPPLDPRSTDPGGTHAVVRLLEQQGLGTGTTTDPAAPAAGAETFVVPEPDRLTADQLRALAAARHSRLVLIAPGSETLDLLAPTVAPSGRGDLQDYVAPATTPAACSLPDAVRAGSAQLGGLLYRPGPKGTGCYPRHNAYPLVQEPAAGGTDVVVLGSGAFLTNDKIDEEGNASLALGLLGSRPRLTWLLPDYSAPTPADRQKELTDFIPEGWYWAGLQLAVAALLAAAWRARRLGPVVAENLPVVVRAAETTEGRARLYRRARARGRAADALRRAASTRLAPALGVPLLHGAPDPVALCAAVADRLAGDSTAAAVQFLLYGPAPTDDAALLRLADDLDALERQVRQP from the coding sequence ATGACCAGCACCGGCACGCCCGCGCCGGCCACCGGACCGGACGTCCCACCGGCCCGCCAGGCCCCGCAGGTCCCCCAGGCCGCCCAGGCCCCTCAAGCCCCTCAGCCGGCGCCCGCGGCACCCGCCCCGCCGACCCTCCAGGCACCGGCCCGGGACGCCGCCGCGGCCCCGGCAGCGGGCCTGCCGACGGGCCTGCCGGACGACACGGGCGACAGCACGGCGGCCGGCGCGCCCGGCGAAGGCCCGGGCACCAGCCTGACGCCGAGCCCCCGCACCCTCTGGCTGCGCTCCCGCTGGTTCCTGCTCGCCGGCGCCGTGCTGATGGTCACGGGCCTGCTGCTGGCCGGCCTCAAGGGCGAGGACAGCTACCCCCCGCTGGACCCGCGCTCCACCGACCCGGGCGGCACCCACGCCGTCGTCCGGCTGCTGGAGCAGCAGGGCCTCGGCACCGGCACCACCACCGACCCGGCTGCCCCGGCCGCCGGCGCCGAGACCTTCGTGGTGCCGGAGCCCGACCGCCTCACCGCCGATCAGCTGCGCGCCCTCGCCGCCGCCCGGCACTCCCGGCTGGTGCTGATCGCCCCCGGCAGCGAGACCCTCGACCTGCTCGCCCCCACCGTCGCCCCGTCCGGCCGGGGCGACCTCCAGGACTACGTGGCCCCGGCGACCACCCCGGCGGCCTGCTCGCTGCCCGACGCCGTCCGGGCCGGCAGTGCCCAGCTCGGCGGCCTGCTCTACCGGCCCGGCCCGAAGGGCACCGGCTGCTACCCGCGGCACAACGCCTACCCGCTGGTCCAGGAGCCCGCCGCCGGCGGCACGGACGTGGTCGTCCTCGGCAGCGGCGCCTTCCTCACCAACGACAAGATCGACGAGGAGGGCAACGCCTCCCTCGCCCTCGGCCTGCTCGGCTCCCGGCCCCGGCTCACCTGGCTCCTGCCCGACTACAGCGCCCCCACCCCGGCCGACCGGCAGAAGGAGCTCACCGACTTCATCCCCGAGGGCTGGTACTGGGCCGGCCTGCAGCTCGCCGTCGCCGCCCTGCTCGCCGCCGCCTGGCGCGCGCGCCGGCTCGGCCCGGTGGTCGCCGAGAACCTGCCCGTCGTGGTCCGGGCCGCCGAGACCACCGAGGGCCGGGCCAGGCTCTACCGGCGGGCCAGGGCGCGCGGCCGGGCCGCCGACGCACTGCGCCGGGCGGCGTCCACCCGGCTGGCGCCGGCCTTGGGCGTCCCGCTGCTGCACGGCGCCCCCGACCCCGTCGCGCTCTGCGCGGCCGTCGCCGACCGGCTCGCCGGCGACAGCACCGCCGCGGCCGTCCAGTTCCTGCTGTACGGCCCGGCCCCCACCGACGACGCCGCGCTGCTGCGGCTCGCCGACGACCTGGACGCCCTTGAAAGGCAGGTACGACAGCCGTGA
- a CDS encoding AAA family ATPase has translation MRSEIAKAVVGNDAAVTGLVVALLCGGHVLLEGVPGVAKTLLVRTLSTALSLETKRIQFTPDLMPGDVTGSLVYDARTAEFSFQPGPVFTNLLLADEINRTPPKTQAALLEAMEERQVTVDGLPRALPVPFLVAATQNPVEYEGTYPLPEAQLDRFLLKLILPLPSRDQEFQVLARHAAGFDPRDLTAAGVRPVAGPADLVAAQARIAKVTVSPEVLAYIVDLCRATRQSPSLSMGVSPRGATALLGASRAWAWLAGRDFVTPDDVKALALPALRHRVQLRAEAEMEGVTADSVIQAVLAQTPAPR, from the coding sequence CTGCGCTCCGAGATCGCCAAGGCCGTGGTCGGCAACGACGCGGCCGTCACCGGTCTGGTCGTCGCCCTGCTCTGCGGCGGCCACGTCCTGCTGGAGGGCGTCCCCGGCGTCGCGAAGACCCTGCTGGTCCGCACCCTCTCCACGGCCCTCAGCCTGGAGACGAAGCGGATCCAGTTCACCCCCGACCTGATGCCCGGCGACGTCACCGGCTCGCTCGTCTACGACGCCCGCACCGCCGAGTTCTCCTTCCAGCCCGGCCCGGTCTTCACCAACCTGCTGCTCGCGGACGAGATCAACCGCACCCCGCCCAAGACCCAGGCCGCGCTGCTGGAGGCCATGGAGGAGCGCCAGGTCACGGTGGACGGGCTCCCGCGGGCCCTCCCGGTGCCGTTCCTGGTCGCCGCGACCCAGAACCCGGTCGAGTACGAGGGCACCTACCCGCTCCCCGAGGCCCAGCTCGACCGCTTCCTGCTGAAGCTGATCCTGCCGCTGCCCTCCCGGGACCAGGAGTTCCAGGTGCTGGCACGGCACGCCGCCGGCTTCGACCCGCGGGACCTCACCGCCGCCGGCGTGCGCCCGGTGGCCGGCCCCGCCGACCTGGTCGCCGCCCAGGCCCGGATCGCGAAGGTCACCGTCTCCCCCGAGGTGCTCGCGTACATCGTCGACCTGTGCCGGGCCACCCGGCAGTCGCCGTCCCTGTCCATGGGGGTCTCCCCGCGTGGTGCCACCGCCCTGCTGGGCGCCTCCCGCGCCTGGGCCTGGCTGGCAGGACGTGACTTCGTCACCCCCGACGACGTGAAGGCCCTCGCGCTGCCCGCGCTGCGGCACCGGGTCCAGTTGCGCGCCGAGGCCGAGATGGAGGGGGTCACCGCCGACTCGGTGATCCAGGCCGTCCTGGCCCAGACACCCGCACCGCGCTGA
- a CDS encoding transposase, whose product MARPGPKAHPEPQPRTEPFSLSTDPFALETSHEVAGLYLAPPERVLALHVDAETLLRPKLRTALETLKDEPLPAAVTDLLAGLDSTSDTVSGTLHRRRRGVAFRQYLARLDKELPEGGEVHLICDNYFTHKSPTVINWLRVHPRFVMHFAPDESAWLAHVERWFAYQAAREGFHGDKSSAAALAQGVSDWRDRAGQDVGDEEDGNSGVHVWVKPRY is encoded by the coding sequence ATGGCAAGACCTGGCCCCAAGGCCCACCCCGAACCCCAGCCGCGTACCGAGCCCTTCAGCTTGTCGACCGACCCCTTCGCCCTGGAGACCTCGCACGAGGTCGCCGGCCTGTACCTGGCACCGCCGGAGCGGGTCCTGGCCCTGCACGTGGACGCGGAGACGCTGCTGCGGCCCAAGCTCCGGACCGCGTTGGAGACCCTGAAGGACGAGCCGCTGCCGGCGGCCGTCACCGACCTGCTCGCCGGCCTGGACAGCACCAGCGACACGGTCTCCGGCACGCTGCACCGCCGGCGCCGCGGTGTCGCCTTCCGGCAGTACCTGGCCAGGCTGGACAAGGAGCTGCCCGAGGGCGGCGAAGTCCACCTGATCTGCGACAACTACTTCACCCACAAGTCGCCGACGGTCATCAACTGGCTGCGGGTGCACCCCCGGTTCGTCATGCACTTCGCGCCGGACGAGTCCGCCTGGCTGGCACACGTCGAGCGCTGGTTCGCCTACCAGGCGGCGCGTGAGGGGTTCCACGGGGACAAGTCCTCGGCGGCCGCGCTGGCGCAGGGTGTGTCCGACTGGCGCGACCGCGCCGGACAGGACGTCGGGGACGAGGAGGACGGCAACAGCGGCGTCCACGTCTGGGTGAAGCCGCGCTACTAG
- a CDS encoding DUF4129 domain-containing protein — protein sequence MTTWGEGALLAGGAPVTVPRDPARDAARQELLNPAYHRHDPSLLERISDWFWEQISKALEGVGSATGGTTGLVLFLVVALVIVAAVWWRLGAPARAARSATGLFDTRGPRTADQYRAEARAHAAAGRWTEAVRDQMRALVRSLEERTLLDPRPGRTADEAAAEAGRALPAHAAALTTAARTFDTIAYGDRAADQGAYQLLSDLDQALERTRPTLAPAPEGAV from the coding sequence ATGACCACCTGGGGGGAAGGGGCGCTGCTGGCCGGCGGCGCCCCGGTCACCGTCCCGCGCGACCCGGCCCGCGACGCCGCCCGGCAGGAACTGCTCAACCCCGCCTACCACCGGCACGACCCGAGCCTGCTGGAGCGGATCTCCGACTGGTTCTGGGAGCAGATCTCCAAGGCGCTGGAGGGCGTCGGCAGCGCCACCGGCGGAACCACCGGCCTGGTCCTCTTCCTGGTCGTCGCCCTGGTGATCGTCGCCGCCGTCTGGTGGCGGCTCGGCGCACCCGCCCGCGCGGCCCGCAGCGCCACCGGGCTCTTCGACACCCGGGGTCCGCGCACCGCCGACCAGTACCGGGCCGAGGCCCGCGCGCACGCGGCCGCCGGACGCTGGACGGAAGCCGTCCGGGACCAGATGCGCGCCCTGGTCCGCTCGCTCGAGGAGCGCACCCTGCTCGACCCGCGCCCCGGACGCACCGCCGACGAGGCGGCCGCCGAGGCCGGCCGCGCCCTGCCCGCGCACGCCGCCGCCCTCACCACGGCCGCCCGCACCTTCGACACCATCGCCTACGGCGACCGGGCCGCCGACCAGGGCGCCTACCAGCTGCTGAGCGATCTCGACCAGGCGCTGGAGCGCACCCGTCCCACCCTCGCCCCGGCCCCGGAGGGCGCGGTATGA
- the mtrA gene encoding MtrAB system response regulator MtrA: MKGRVLVVDDDSALAEMLGIVLRGEGFEPFFVADGDKALAAFRETKPDLVLLDLMLPGRDGIDVARQIRAESGVPIVMLTAKTDTVDIVVGLESGADDYVVKPFKPKELVARVRARLRRAEEPTPEQLTIGDLVIDVAGHSVKRDGRGIPLTPLEFDLLVALARKPWQVFTREVLLEQVWGYRHAADTRLVNVHVQRLRSKIEKDPERPEIVVTVRGVGYKAGPS, encoded by the coding sequence ATGAAGGGACGCGTCCTCGTCGTTGATGACGACTCCGCACTGGCCGAGATGCTCGGCATCGTGTTGCGTGGTGAAGGTTTTGAGCCGTTTTTCGTCGCCGACGGGGACAAGGCGCTAGCCGCGTTCCGGGAGACCAAGCCCGATCTGGTCCTGCTGGACCTGATGCTGCCCGGCCGTGACGGCATCGACGTCGCCCGGCAGATCAGGGCCGAGTCCGGGGTGCCGATCGTCATGCTCACCGCGAAGACCGACACGGTCGACATCGTGGTGGGCCTGGAGTCCGGTGCCGACGACTACGTCGTCAAGCCGTTCAAGCCCAAGGAGCTGGTGGCACGGGTGCGGGCCCGGCTGCGGCGGGCCGAGGAGCCGACGCCGGAGCAGCTGACCATCGGCGATCTGGTGATCGACGTGGCCGGGCACTCGGTCAAGCGGGACGGGCGGGGCATCCCGCTGACCCCGCTGGAGTTCGACCTGCTGGTCGCGCTGGCCCGCAAGCCCTGGCAGGTGTTCACCCGCGAGGTGCTGCTGGAGCAGGTCTGGGGCTACCGGCACGCGGCCGACACCCGGTTGGTGAACGTCCACGTCCAGCGACTCCGTTCCAAGATCGAGAAGGACCCCGAGCGGCCCGAGATCGTGGTGACGGTGCGGGGCGTCGGCTACAAGGCCGGGCCCAGCTGA